The genomic DNA CCGCCGGGTTTGCGCGCGTCGAGCCGGCGTTCGCCGGCGACGTGGTGTTCGGCGCGCGGTGCGCCGCCCACACCGACGCCCTGCTCGCCGAGCACGTCATCGCGGCCTGGGAGGCGGGGCGCAGCAGCCTGCGGACGGCAGAGGTGGCCGCGTGAGCGCCGACGAGGTGAGCATCACCGTCTGCCCGGACGGCCCACTGCTGCTGCGCGGGCCCGTCCGGCTCCTGGGCGTCGACGGCTCCGAGGTGGACCACGACCGCGCGGTCATCGCCCTGTGCCGCTGCGGCCGCTCGCGTCTCAAGCCGCTCTGCGACGGCTCGCACCGCCTCGCCCGGTTCAAGGACGCGGCGACGCCCGAGCAGATGGCGCACGTGCTGGCGCACGCGACGCCGCTCCCCGCCGACGAGAGCGACGACGCGGCCTGACCCCTACCCCCGGCTCAGGCCGAGGGCGGCGAGGACAGCCCGGTGGGCAGGGCCGCGAGGCCCATCTCGGCGGTGCTGGCCAGCAGCGGGTGGTGCGGGACGACGCGGACGGTGTAGCCGATCGAGCCGGCGCGGCGGGCCTGCACGGTGCCCTCGTAGCGGCGCAGGCCGCCGTCGACCTCGGTCCCCTCGGGGAACGGGTTGATCCGCGGCTCACGCAGCTGGTCGTCCGAACCCACCCGGCCCGTCACCAGCTGGACCTCGACGTCCTCCGGGGACAGCGCCCCGAGGTCGACCAGCGCGGAGACGTGGATCGGGGTGTTGACCTCGACCTGCTCGCCCTCGAGGGACTGGACGTGGTCGACGACGACGCCGCCCCAGGCGTCGCGGACCTTGCGCTTCCACTCCGCGAGCGCCTCCGGCCCGCCCGTCTCGGCCTCGAGCGCCCGCGAGGACGCGGCCGACGGGGCGTACAGGTGGGTGACGTAGTCGCGGACCATGCGCGAGGCGAGGACCTTGGGGCCCAGGCCGGCCACCGTCTCGCGGAACATCTGCACCCAGCGCCGCGGGACGCCCTTGGAGTCGTGGTCGTAGAAGCGCGGGACGATCTCGTTCTCGATGATGTCGTAGAGCGACCTGGCCTCGAGGTCGTCGCGCTGGTCGCCGCTGACGCCCTCCGCGGAGGGGATCTCCCAGCCGAAGGCCGGGTCGTACCACTCGTCCCACCAGCCGTCGAGGATCGACAGGTTGGCCGCGCCGTTCAGCGCGGCCTTCATGCCCGACGTGCCGCAGGCCTCGTACGGGCGCAGCGGGTTGTTCATCCAGACGTCGCAGCCCGGGTAGAGCGGCTTGGCCATGCCGATGTCGTAGTCGGGCAGGAAGACGATGCGCTCGCGCACGTCGTGGGCGTCGGCGAACTGCACCATCTGCTGGATGAGGGCCTTGCCGCCCTCGTCGGCGGGGTGCGACTTGCCGGCGATGACGATCTGGATCGGGCGCTCGGGGTCGGTCAGCAGCGCGCGCAGCCGCTCCGGCTCGCGCAGCATCAGCGTCAGGCGCTTGTACGACGGCACGCGCCGGGCGAAGCCGAAGGTGATGGTGTCGGGGTCGAGGACGTTCGAGACCCAGTCGGTGCCGAGCCCGCGGTTGGCGCTGCTCTCGGCGAGGCGCCGGCGGGTGAAGGCGATGAGGTCGCTGCGCATGGTGCGCTTGAGGTCCCAGATCGTCTTGTCCTCGACCCCGGCCAGCGCGTTCCAGTCGTAGCCGTCCACGACCGAGTCGCCGGTGCTGCCCGAGGGGGCCTCGAGCAGGGCGAGCAGGTCGCGGTGGACCCAGGTGAGGTGGTGGACGCCGTTGGTGATCGAGCTGATCGGCACCTCGGAGGTGTCGAAGCTGTTCCACAGGCCCTGGAACATCTCGCGCGACACCTCGCCGTGCAGCAGCGAGACGCCGTTGGCGCGCTGGCCGAGGCGGAAGCCCATCACGGCCATGTTGAACACGCCGCGGTCGCCGCCGTCGTAGTCCTCGGTGCCGAGCGACAGCACGCGGTCCAGCGGGAGGCCGAAGTCGGCGAACTGGTGGCGCACGAGGTCGACCGGGAAGCGGTCGATGCCGGCGGGCACAGGCGTGTGCGTGGTGAAGACGGTGCCGGCGCGGGCCGACTCGAGCGCGGTGTCGAAGTCGACGCCGGCGATCGTCTGCTCGCGGATCCGCTCCAGGCCCTGGAAGCCGGCGTGGCCCTCGTTGGTGTGGTAGACCTCCGGCGCCGGGATTCCGGTGAGCTTGCAGTACGCCCGCACGGCGCGGACGCCGCCGATGCCCAGCAGCGTCTCCTGCGCCAGGCGGTGCTCGGTGCCGCCGCCGTAGAGCCGGTCGGTGGTCTCCCGCTCGGGGCCGGCGTTGGACTCGACGTCGGAGTCGAGCAGCAGCAGCGGGACGCGACCGACCTGGGCGAGCCACACCTGCGCGTGCAGCACCCGGCCGCCGCCGAGGCCGACCTCGACGGTGACGGGACCCGCGTCGTCGTGGAGCAGGGTCAGCGGCAGCGCGTTCGGGTCGAGCAGCGGGTAGGTCTCCTGCTGCCAGCCCGCGGCGTTCAGCGACTGGCGGAAGTAGCCCTGGCGGTAGAGCAGGCCGACGCCGATGATCGGCACGCCGAGGTCGGAGGCGCTCTTGAGGTGGTCGCCGGCCAGGATCCCGAGGCCGCCGGAGTACTGCGGCAGCACCTCGGTGATCCCGAACTCCGGGGAGAAGTACGCGATGCCCCTGGGCGCCGACTCGTTCTCCGCCGCGTAGCCGGAGTACCAGAGGTCGCCGCTCAGGTAGTCGGCGAGGTCGGCCTCGACGCCGCGCAGGTTCTTGAGGAAGCGCTTGTCGCGGGTCAGCTGGTCGAGCCGCTCGACGGAGACGTCGGCGAGGAGGCGGACCGGGTCGTGCCCCGAGGTCTCCCACAGGTCGGGGTCGACCGAGCGGAACAGGTCCGCGGTCTCCGTGTTCCAGCACCAGCGCAGGTTCTTGGCCAGGTCGCCCAGGCCCTTGAGCACGTCGGGCAGCACGGGGCGGACGGTGAAACGTCGGATGGCACGCACGCGAGCACCCTAACGGCGCCCAGGCCCGGACCTCGATAGGTTGGGCGGCGTGAGCGACAACCCGATCGGCCGCATCCCCGTGACCAAGGTGTCCCCCGTGGTGGAGGGGGGTGCGTACCCGGCGAAGGCGACGGTCGGGGAGGCCGTGCCGATCCGGGCGACGGTCTTCCGCGAGGGTCACGACGCCGTCAACGCGACGGTCGTGCTGACCGCCCCGGACGGCACCGAGCGCCGCGAGGCCATGCACCCGACGACCCCGGCCGGCTTCGACTGGTGGGCCGCCACCGTGGTCCTCGACACGGAGGGCCCGTGGACCTTCCGGGTCGAGGGCTGGAGCGACCCCTGGGAGACCTGGGTCCACACCGCCGAGATCAAGATCCCCGCGGGCATCGACGTCGACCTGGTCTGCACCGAGGGCAAGGCGCTGTTCGCCGCCGCGGCCGCGCAGGCCGACGCCGACTCCGCGCCCGGTCCCGCCGCCCGGCTGCGCGGCGCCGCGCGCGCCCTCGAGCCCGGCCAGCAGGTCGAGGACCGCCTCGCCGTCGTCCTCGCCCCCGACGTGCGGGCCGCGATGGCGCAGTACGGCCCGCGCGAGCTCGTGTCCCCCACCCGCGAGCACCCGGTCTTCGTCGACCGCAAGGAGGCGCTGTTCGCCTCCTGGTACGAGTTCTTCCCCCGCTCGCAGGGCGCGACCTTCGACGAGGAGACGCAGACCTGGACGTCGGGGACGTTCGCGACCTCGTACGAGCGGCTCGAGGCGGCCGCCGCGATGGGCTTCGACGTCGTCTACCTCCCGCCGATCCACCCGATCGGCACGTCCTTCCGCAAGGGCGCGAACAACACCCTGACCCCGGGCCCGGGCGACCCCGGCTCGCCGTGGGCGATCGGCAACGTCGAGGGCGGGCACGAGGCGATCCACCCCGACCTCGGCACGTTCGACGACTTCGACGCCTTCGTGGCCAAGGCGAAGAGCCTCGGGCTCGAGGTCGCCCTCGACCTCGCGCTCAACGCCTCCCCGGACCACCCGTGGGTGAAGCAGCACCCGGAGTGGTTCAGCAAGCGGGCCGACGGCTCGATCGCGTACGCGGAGAACCCGCCGAAGAAGTACCAGGACATCTACAACTTCAACTTCGACAACGATGTCGAGGGGATCCGGCAGGCGTGGCTGGAGATCGTGCGGCTGTGGATGAGCCACGGCGTGCGCGTCTTCCGCGTCGACAACCCGCACACCAAGCCGGTGAGCTTCTGGGCCTGGCTCTTCGCCGAGGTCCGCCGGACCGACCCCGACGTGCTCTTCTTCGCCGAGGCCTTCACCCGGCCGGCGATGATGCACATGCTCGGCAAGATCGGCTTCCACATGTCGTACACGTACTTCACGTGGCGCAACGAGAAGTGGGAGCTCGAGGAGTACCTCACCGAGCTCACGACCGAGACCGACAGCTTCCTGCGGCCGAACTTCTTCGTGAACACCCCCGACATCAACCCGTTCTTCCTGCAGACCGGAGGGCGCTCGGCGTTCACCATCCGCGCGGTGCTGGCGGCCACGATGTCGCCGCTGTGGGGCGTCTACTCCGGCTTCGAGCTCTTCGAGAGCGCACCGCTGGGACCGGGCCGGGAGGAGTACCTCGACTCGGAGAAGTTCCAGTACCGCCCGCGCGACTGGGAGGCCGCCGCGGCGAGCGGCGACACCCTGAACCTGCTCATCGGCCGGCTCAACCAGGTCCGCCGCGAGCACCCCGCGCTGCAGCAGCTGCGCGACCTGCACTTCCACACCGCGACGAACGAGCAGGCCATCGTCTTCTCCAAGCGCGCCCGGGCGGCGGGACCCGACGGCGAGGACGACGTCGTCATCGTCGTGTCCAGCCTCGACCCGCACGAGGTGGTCGAGAGCGAGGTCGTGCTCGACATGGAGGCGCTCGGGCTCTCCGACCGCGACGTCTACCTCGTGCACGACGAGATCACCGGGCAGACGTGGCGCTGGGGTCAGCGCGCCTTCGTCCGGCTCACCCTCGAGGACCCCTGCCACGTGCTGACCCTCGTCCGGCACGGCGGTGCGCAGGCGTGAGCGGGCCCCTCGACGGTCTCGGGGACGAGGCCGTCACCTCGCTGATGGCCGCGGTGGGCGGCGCCCGCTGGTTCGCCGGCAAGGGCCGCCAGCCGACGCCCCGCTCGCTCACGGCGCTTCCCTGGCTGAACGAGGAGGGCGCGGAGCCCCGGGTGCGCCTGGCCGTGCTGGAGGTGGCCTACCCCGACTTCCCGGGCACCGAGCACTACCAGCTGGCGCTCGCGCAGCGCCACGGTCCGGGTCCTGAGGGTCTCGCCCCGCTCTACACCGACGGCGACGCGACGGTCTACGACGCGGCCCAGGACCCCGAGGCCGCCGCGGTGCTGCTGCAGGCCTTGCTCGAGCAGCGGTCGGTGTCCGACGACGACGGCGCCGTGCGGTTCCACCTGCGCGAGCGCGGGGCGCTGAGCCCCGACCTCCCGGCGCGGGTCTTCCGCGGCCAGCAGAGCAACACCTCGGTGATGTTCGGCGACGTGGCGATGATCAAGCTGTTCCGCCGCCTCGAGCTCGGGCGCAACCTCGACATCGAGGTGCACGCCGCGCTCAACGACGCCGGCACCGCCGACGTCGCCGGGCTCTTCGGCTGGACCGAGGCGACCTGGAGCTCCGACGGCGTGGTGCTGGGCGCCGACCTCGGCATGTGCGTGGAGAAGCTGGCCGACGCCGTCGACGGCTGGGACCTCGCGCTGGAGGTGCTGCGGGCCGGCGGGACCTTCGCCGACCACGCGGCCGCCCTCGGACGGGCGCTGGCCGAGATCCACGCGGCGCTGCGGACCGCGTTCGGCACGTCGGAGCGGCCCGGCGCCGACGTGGCCGCGACCATGGCCGGCCGGCTGCGGGCCGCGACGGCCGTCGCCCCCGCCCTCGAGCCGTACGCGGCGGGCCTGCAGGAGCGCTTCGCCACCCTCGGCGAGGCCGCGCTGCCGGTCCAGCGCGTGCACGGCGACTTCCACCTCGGCCAGACCCTCCACACGCCGTCGGGGTGGAAGATCATCGACTTCGAGGGCGAGCCGGCCAAGGGCATCGCCGAGCGCGTCGCCCCCGACGCCGCCTGGCGCGACGTCGCCGGCATGCTGCGCTCGTTCGACTACGCCGCGGCGAGCGTGCCCGGCCCGGGCGCCGCCGCCTGGCGCGACGCGTGCCGCGAGGCCTTCCTCGACGGCTACACCGGCGGCGCCGGCCTCGGCGACGGCGCGGGGCCGCTGGCCGCGTACGAGGCGGACAAGGCCGTCTACGAGGTCGTCTACGAGGTCCGCAACCGCCCCGACTGGGTCGGCATCCCGCTCGGCGCCCTCACCGCGCTGGCGGGACCGACCACCGAGCACACCACCCACGAAGGGGCACCACGATGAGCCACGACCTGACCGGCAACCTGACCGGCTGGGACCTCACCGGCTTCCACGAGGGCCACGACACCGAGGCCTGGCGCCGCCTCGGGGCGGTCGTGACCTCGGTCCACGACGACGAGCGCGGCGACCTCACAGGCACGCGCTTCTCGGTCTGGGCGCCGAACGCGCAGAGCGTGCGCGTGGTCGGCGGCTTCAACGACTGGCACGGCGAGGGCCACCAGCTCCACCTGGTCCCCGGCTCGGGCGTCTGGGCGCTGTTCGTCGAGGGCGTCGGCTCCGGCGCCGTCTACAAGTTCGAGGTGCTCGGCGCCGACGGCGTCTGGCGGCTCAAGGCCGACCCGATGGCCCGCTTCGCCGAGGCCGCCCCGCACACCGCCTCGATCGTCTACGAGAGCCAGTACGCCTGGGGCGACGACCAGTGGATGTGGTTCCGCGGGGAGAAGCAGCAGTACCAGGAGCCGATGAGCATCTACGAGGTGCACATCGGGTCGTGGCGCAAGGGCCTGACCTACGTCGAGCTCGCCGACCAGCTCGTGGAGTACGTGAGCTGGCAGGGCTACACCCACGTCGAGTTCCTGCCCGTCGCCCAGCACCCGTTCGAGGGCTCGTGGGGCTACCACATCACCGGCTACTACGCCCCGCAGAGCAAGTTCGGCTCCCCCGACGAGTTCCGCTACCTCGTCGACCGCCTCCACCAGGCGGGCATCGGCGTGCTCGTGGACTGGGTGCCCGGGCACTTCGCCACCGACCCGTGGGCGCTGCAGCGCTTCGACGGCACCGCCCTCTACGAGCACGAGGACCCCCGCCTCGGCTGGCACCCCGACTGGGGCTCCTACATCTTCAACTT from Microlunatus sagamiharensis includes the following:
- a CDS encoding CDGSH iron-sulfur domain-containing protein, which translates into the protein MSADEVSITVCPDGPLLLRGPVRLLGVDGSEVDHDRAVIALCRCGRSRLKPLCDGSHRLARFKDAATPEQMAHVLAHATPLPADESDDAA
- the glgP gene encoding alpha-glucan family phosphorylase: MRAIRRFTVRPVLPDVLKGLGDLAKNLRWCWNTETADLFRSVDPDLWETSGHDPVRLLADVSVERLDQLTRDKRFLKNLRGVEADLADYLSGDLWYSGYAAENESAPRGIAYFSPEFGITEVLPQYSGGLGILAGDHLKSASDLGVPIIGVGLLYRQGYFRQSLNAAGWQQETYPLLDPNALPLTLLHDDAGPVTVEVGLGGGRVLHAQVWLAQVGRVPLLLLDSDVESNAGPERETTDRLYGGGTEHRLAQETLLGIGGVRAVRAYCKLTGIPAPEVYHTNEGHAGFQGLERIREQTIAGVDFDTALESARAGTVFTTHTPVPAGIDRFPVDLVRHQFADFGLPLDRVLSLGTEDYDGGDRGVFNMAVMGFRLGQRANGVSLLHGEVSREMFQGLWNSFDTSEVPISSITNGVHHLTWVHRDLLALLEAPSGSTGDSVVDGYDWNALAGVEDKTIWDLKRTMRSDLIAFTRRRLAESSANRGLGTDWVSNVLDPDTITFGFARRVPSYKRLTLMLREPERLRALLTDPERPIQIVIAGKSHPADEGGKALIQQMVQFADAHDVRERIVFLPDYDIGMAKPLYPGCDVWMNNPLRPYEACGTSGMKAALNGAANLSILDGWWDEWYDPAFGWEIPSAEGVSGDQRDDLEARSLYDIIENEIVPRFYDHDSKGVPRRWVQMFRETVAGLGPKVLASRMVRDYVTHLYAPSAASSRALEAETGGPEALAEWKRKVRDAWGGVVVDHVQSLEGEQVEVNTPIHVSALVDLGALSPEDVEVQLVTGRVGSDDQLREPRINPFPEGTEVDGGLRRYEGTVQARRAGSIGYTVRVVPHHPLLASTAEMGLAALPTGLSSPPSA
- a CDS encoding alpha-1,4-glucan--maltose-1-phosphate maltosyltransferase; its protein translation is MSDNPIGRIPVTKVSPVVEGGAYPAKATVGEAVPIRATVFREGHDAVNATVVLTAPDGTERREAMHPTTPAGFDWWAATVVLDTEGPWTFRVEGWSDPWETWVHTAEIKIPAGIDVDLVCTEGKALFAAAAAQADADSAPGPAARLRGAARALEPGQQVEDRLAVVLAPDVRAAMAQYGPRELVSPTREHPVFVDRKEALFASWYEFFPRSQGATFDEETQTWTSGTFATSYERLEAAAAMGFDVVYLPPIHPIGTSFRKGANNTLTPGPGDPGSPWAIGNVEGGHEAIHPDLGTFDDFDAFVAKAKSLGLEVALDLALNASPDHPWVKQHPEWFSKRADGSIAYAENPPKKYQDIYNFNFDNDVEGIRQAWLEIVRLWMSHGVRVFRVDNPHTKPVSFWAWLFAEVRRTDPDVLFFAEAFTRPAMMHMLGKIGFHMSYTYFTWRNEKWELEEYLTELTTETDSFLRPNFFVNTPDINPFFLQTGGRSAFTIRAVLAATMSPLWGVYSGFELFESAPLGPGREEYLDSEKFQYRPRDWEAAAASGDTLNLLIGRLNQVRREHPALQQLRDLHFHTATNEQAIVFSKRARAAGPDGEDDVVIVVSSLDPHEVVESEVVLDMEALGLSDRDVYLVHDEITGQTWRWGQRAFVRLTLEDPCHVLTLVRHGGAQA
- a CDS encoding maltokinase N-terminal cap-like domain-containing protein, yielding MSGPLDGLGDEAVTSLMAAVGGARWFAGKGRQPTPRSLTALPWLNEEGAEPRVRLAVLEVAYPDFPGTEHYQLALAQRHGPGPEGLAPLYTDGDATVYDAAQDPEAAAVLLQALLEQRSVSDDDGAVRFHLRERGALSPDLPARVFRGQQSNTSVMFGDVAMIKLFRRLELGRNLDIEVHAALNDAGTADVAGLFGWTEATWSSDGVVLGADLGMCVEKLADAVDGWDLALEVLRAGGTFADHAAALGRALAEIHAALRTAFGTSERPGADVAATMAGRLRAATAVAPALEPYAAGLQERFATLGEAALPVQRVHGDFHLGQTLHTPSGWKIIDFEGEPAKGIAERVAPDAAWRDVAGMLRSFDYAAASVPGPGAAAWRDACREAFLDGYTGGAGLGDGAGPLAAYEADKAVYEVVYEVRNRPDWVGIPLGALTALAGPTTEHTTHEGAPR